The proteins below are encoded in one region of Desulfovibrio sp. JC010:
- a CDS encoding DUF47 domain-containing protein, which produces MHFRLPFLGLIVNKNPMDGLVKHYDKIAECIHIINDSVECYVAGNETCREFSELIEQIDTVEAQADKIKRSIRNHLPHSMFMSVDKVLFFNYTRSQDNILDNAQEALHWLAMRKVSIPAEYQKDLILLLSEVNDTTTSLGPALKATIALNEGKSIDREGTKNKFRKVRKHYAQVQKLRKDLASDIYNSDMDFKDIYQLVHFVDCLSEMAHQAETCADMLRAMIAR; this is translated from the coding sequence ATGCACTTTCGTCTTCCTTTCTTAGGTCTTATAGTCAACAAGAACCCCATGGACGGACTGGTCAAGCACTACGACAAAATCGCCGAGTGCATCCATATCATCAACGATTCCGTTGAATGCTACGTTGCCGGCAATGAAACCTGCCGCGAATTCAGCGAGCTCATCGAACAGATCGATACCGTCGAAGCTCAGGCTGACAAGATCAAACGTTCCATCCGCAACCACCTGCCCCACTCCATGTTCATGTCCGTGGATAAGGTCCTGTTCTTCAACTACACCCGCAGCCAGGACAACATTCTGGACAACGCACAGGAAGCCCTGCACTGGCTGGCCATGCGCAAGGTATCCATCCCTGCCGAGTACCAGAAGGACCTGATCCTGCTGCTCTCCGAGGTAAACGACACCACCACCAGCCTCGGCCCCGCGCTCAAGGCGACTATTGCTCTTAACGAAGGCAAGTCCATTGACCGCGAAGGCACCAAAAACAAGTTCCGCAAAGTCCGCAAGCACTACGCACAGGTTCAAAAACTTCGCAAAGACCTTGCAAGCGATATCTATAATTCCGATATGGATTTCAAAGATATCTACCAGCTCGTGCACTTCGTTGACTGCCTGAGCGAAATGGCGCATCAGGCTGAAACCTGCGCTGATATGCTGCGGGCTATGATTGCGCGCTAG
- a CDS encoding phage regulatory CII family protein encodes MSEKVERAIQELVINGPVSLEKLAEKLGKSPKTLAREVDPEDKKAKLGAETLVEIMRITGGVEPLRLMAEELDLTLESLD; translated from the coding sequence ATGTCAGAAAAAGTAGAAAGAGCGATTCAGGAATTAGTCATCAATGGTCCGGTTTCATTGGAAAAACTGGCCGAAAAGTTGGGTAAATCGCCTAAAACTCTGGCCCGTGAAGTGGATCCGGAAGATAAGAAAGCCAAGCTCGGCGCGGAAACTCTTGTTGAAATCATGCGTATTACGGGCGGGGTTGAGCCTTTGCGGCTCATGGCTGAAGAGCTGGATCTTACTCTTGAATCCCTTGATTAA
- a CDS encoding ATP-binding protein: MPKTTLHMKILLWGWAILLCTLLLTFWFYYGTVSEELTASSRQNTSRLLNYVRWKISHSPVTPGSAGFQKEITELGTHLDIRITYIKNGRVLADSDVKAERLPELDDHSNRPEVIAAEAAGTGKNIRYSKTLQTRMLYVAQTMDKHGEFLRLAMPYSVIGERLDRVMLHFTVLLTLLAIGSAVVLIFVGRRTTSAVKEVSATAQAIGEGDYSKRIRVIPGGEYKMMAESINTMAKKIKGHIRIIEDQRNQLDAMFENMTEGIMVLDPQGKIESVNKSMTELVPATHEFIGRAPLEVLTRHEIQDSVDKIIRQDSNKDSDSLIVDLADGRSMSVTICSYKDYKNRSKLILVFHDISEMRRMEKVLRDFVSNASHQLRTPLTSIKGYSETLIDNPPQDQKILSSFLGTILDNANHMSKVITSMFALARSEYSGKKLRTRPTDLQKCIELSMTNLNSPAHKKNIRISKGEIPQVNVTGTNEGLVQIFDNLIENAIKYAPENTGVNIQAEVDAQFAVIKVVDEGPGIAAADRERIFERFFKLDENAVGHGSSGLGLALCRSLAQNFNGDIWVESPVDAATGTGSSFCVKLPVTAEQASESATDSQ, from the coding sequence TTGCCAAAAACAACGTTACATATGAAGATTCTGCTCTGGGGCTGGGCTATTCTGCTTTGCACCCTGCTGCTGACCTTCTGGTTTTACTATGGAACGGTGTCGGAAGAATTGACAGCTTCCAGCAGGCAGAACACCTCCCGCCTTTTAAACTATGTGCGTTGGAAGATCAGCCACAGCCCGGTCACACCCGGCTCTGCCGGATTTCAAAAAGAAATCACTGAACTGGGCACCCATCTCGATATCCGCATTACATATATTAAGAACGGCAGGGTTCTCGCTGACTCAGACGTAAAAGCCGAAAGACTTCCGGAACTGGATGACCATTCCAACCGCCCGGAAGTTATCGCCGCCGAAGCAGCCGGAACAGGTAAAAACATCCGCTACAGCAAGACCCTGCAGACCCGTATGCTCTATGTGGCGCAAACCATGGACAAGCATGGGGAATTCCTGCGTCTGGCAATGCCCTACTCGGTAATCGGCGAGAGACTGGACAGGGTCATGCTCCATTTCACCGTGCTGCTGACACTTCTGGCTATCGGCTCTGCTGTAGTTCTGATCTTTGTCGGCAGACGAACAACCTCTGCAGTCAAGGAAGTTTCCGCCACAGCCCAGGCTATAGGTGAAGGGGATTACAGCAAGCGCATCCGGGTTATTCCTGGCGGCGAATATAAAATGATGGCCGAATCCATCAACACCATGGCCAAAAAGATCAAGGGCCATATCCGGATCATCGAAGACCAGCGCAACCAGTTGGACGCCATGTTTGAAAACATGACTGAAGGCATCATGGTTCTCGACCCGCAAGGAAAAATTGAATCCGTCAATAAATCCATGACCGAGCTGGTCCCGGCCACCCATGAATTCATCGGCCGCGCGCCACTTGAAGTCCTGACCAGACATGAAATTCAGGACTCGGTGGATAAAATAATCAGGCAGGACAGCAACAAAGATTCAGATTCACTTATTGTGGATCTTGCGGACGGACGCTCCATGTCCGTGACCATCTGCTCTTACAAGGATTACAAAAACCGCAGCAAGCTGATTCTCGTTTTCCACGACATCAGCGAAATGAGGCGCATGGAAAAAGTGCTGCGCGACTTTGTCTCCAATGCCTCACATCAGCTGCGCACCCCGCTGACCAGTATCAAGGGCTATTCCGAAACACTCATCGACAACCCGCCGCAGGATCAAAAAATCCTGAGCAGCTTCCTCGGGACCATACTTGATAATGCCAACCACATGTCCAAGGTCATCACCAGCATGTTCGCACTGGCCCGCAGTGAATATTCCGGCAAAAAACTGCGTACCAGACCAACCGATCTGCAGAAATGCATCGAACTGAGCATGACTAACCTCAATTCTCCAGCTCATAAGAAAAACATCCGTATCAGCAAAGGCGAAATTCCGCAGGTCAATGTCACCGGAACCAACGAAGGACTGGTTCAGATTTTCGACAACCTCATTGAAAACGCCATCAAATATGCACCGGAAAACACCGGAGTGAATATTCAAGCTGAAGTTGATGCCCAGTTCGCGGTGATCAAGGTTGTAGACGAAGGTCCGGGCATCGCTGCTGCGGACAGGGAACGAATTTTCGAACGATTTTTCAAACTGGATGAGAACGCTGTGGGACACGGCAGTTCCGGACTGGGACTGGCCCTGTGCCGCAGCCTTGCACAAAACTTTAACGGCGACATCTGGGTGGAAAGCCCGGTTGACGCAGCAACAGGTACCGGATCTTCTTTTTGTGTGAAGCTTCCGGTAACAGCTGAACAAGCTTCTGAATCCGCAACGGATTCACAATAA
- a CDS encoding glycosyltransferase family 39 protein produces MDTRPESGLNEFCRKNWPLLLGLLLLFSAVVSCYGTWLNYFYDIDEPKYARAVYEMVHSGNLLAPMFDGMPRMEKPPLTYWVMYPFAWLASLGDFGGNALGLLRLPTIICSVLMVLGTALTGRKLFGPATGLLAGMILQSSVLFKFMAVMMKVDVVFACCVTWATYVYLLRYLGDRGPRTAIGGAVLTALGVLAKGPFAFLPMAGYALAVGLRYNVQRKHEAGESASFLSAFNIKGLVAAKWNDRNILLLWFVAGCVPFFLWLYFAWLSSGFDYTQGLLGQFFHNTASTSSKVANKLSRLDPYFDTLTVIFFPWGGFVFGTVYGIYRSVREKFNEKYVFMACVFLVYLLVFTLLFKLKSNRYMLPVLPLLAVLVCDWLLNAKRDKMYRTLFEMGFVWILSMAAMLGYRSFKSGSVSVNLADRVAVGQYMELMFPFFIALGAFFLVFLVISIKQSQRPALHIVVGSLAISAVMPFYYKALPSYASLTENRPQPVLAQALTDKLAEFSDEKTLVLHRPFFIKTFPDVVYYLKKLAKDGDCMYSLGSEARPGDLLQTLATPDIAAEIFKKEHPDAEKYPLYQYLKNTKFNNAVLLLSSIDYYSLKPFIDSLPPMGRNLMEVEEMDLLTIKWVEGKIYIVRFNPGKMK; encoded by the coding sequence ATGGATACTAGACCCGAATCAGGACTTAATGAGTTCTGCCGTAAAAACTGGCCCCTGCTGCTCGGGCTGCTGCTTCTTTTTTCTGCTGTGGTTTCCTGTTACGGAACATGGCTGAACTATTTTTATGATATTGATGAGCCCAAGTATGCCCGCGCGGTCTACGAGATGGTACACAGCGGCAACCTGCTTGCACCCATGTTTGACGGTATGCCGCGTATGGAAAAGCCGCCCCTGACCTATTGGGTAATGTATCCTTTTGCATGGCTGGCTTCGCTGGGTGATTTCGGCGGTAACGCCCTTGGCCTGTTGCGGCTGCCAACCATCATCTGTTCCGTACTCATGGTGCTGGGAACCGCTTTGACCGGGCGCAAGCTGTTCGGTCCGGCTACCGGGTTGCTGGCCGGGATGATTCTTCAGAGTTCCGTGCTTTTCAAGTTCATGGCCGTGATGATGAAAGTGGATGTGGTTTTCGCCTGCTGCGTGACCTGGGCTACATATGTTTATCTATTGCGTTATCTTGGAGACAGAGGTCCGCGTACGGCCATCGGCGGGGCAGTGCTTACCGCGCTGGGAGTGCTGGCCAAAGGGCCTTTCGCTTTCCTGCCCATGGCCGGCTATGCTCTGGCCGTCGGGCTCCGTTATAATGTGCAGCGCAAGCATGAAGCAGGAGAGTCCGCTTCTTTTCTATCCGCATTCAACATCAAAGGACTTGTGGCCGCCAAGTGGAATGACCGCAACATTCTGCTGCTCTGGTTCGTTGCCGGATGCGTTCCTTTTTTTCTCTGGCTCTATTTTGCGTGGCTGAGCAGCGGGTTTGATTACACGCAGGGGCTGCTGGGCCAGTTTTTCCACAACACAGCTTCCACAAGCTCGAAAGTGGCTAATAAGCTTAGCCGCCTTGATCCTTACTTCGATACCCTGACGGTCATATTTTTCCCGTGGGGAGGGTTTGTTTTCGGCACTGTTTACGGCATTTACCGTTCAGTCAGGGAAAAGTTCAATGAAAAGTATGTGTTCATGGCTTGTGTTTTTCTGGTCTACCTGCTGGTCTTCACCCTGCTTTTCAAGCTCAAGTCCAACCGTTATATGCTTCCGGTTCTTCCGCTGCTGGCTGTTCTGGTCTGCGACTGGCTGCTCAATGCCAAACGGGACAAGATGTATCGCACTCTTTTTGAAATGGGTTTTGTCTGGATATTATCCATGGCGGCCATGCTCGGCTACCGTTCTTTCAAGTCCGGCAGTGTATCGGTAAACCTCGCCGACCGTGTGGCTGTAGGCCAGTATATGGAATTGATGTTTCCTTTCTTCATTGCTCTAGGGGCGTTCTTTCTGGTCTTTCTGGTGATCAGTATCAAGCAGTCCCAGCGTCCGGCCCTGCATATAGTGGTCGGCTCTCTGGCTATTTCCGCGGTCATGCCTTTTTACTATAAGGCCCTGCCTTCTTACGCATCCCTGACCGAAAACAGGCCCCAGCCTGTCCTTGCGCAGGCACTTACGGATAAGCTGGCTGAATTCTCAGATGAAAAGACGCTTGTTCTGCACCGTCCTTTTTTTATCAAAACCTTTCCGGATGTGGTCTATTACCTGAAAAAGCTTGCTAAGGACGGCGACTGCATGTACTCGCTCGGTTCCGAAGCACGTCCCGGCGATTTGTTGCAGACTCTTGCGACCCCTGATATCGCCGCCGAAATTTTCAAGAAAGAGCATCCGGACGCGGAAAAGTATCCGCTTTATCAGTATCTGAAGAATACGAAATTCAATAATGCTGTATTGCTGCTTTCTTCAATTGACTACTATAGTTTGAAGCCGTTTATTGACTCTCTGCCACCCATGGGCAGAAATTTAATGGAAGTTGAGGAAATGGATTTGCTGACCATTAAATGGGTTGAAGGCAAGATTTATATTGTCCGTTTTAATCCGGGTAAAATGAAATGA
- a CDS encoding lipopolysaccharide assembly protein LapB → MHFSFSVRLLFCAIIISLLPVAANASPAMISIGDFLTPSGMPSTEFKSYVEQKIVASGLSYANCTESSLQSRYTLSGLMVKDDKGTSFSALLTDNFHLEPDVFIKGKQVGGSTSEPAASRLADSAIKLISNQSVASIEVNGDSRLTPNAVMALAQILPGEIVTPQKIIAARIILENCGLFEKARIYLTPGPEGRKVKISVTEREAMVPGTMPGPGKEVLDNILGPPEVSLPEFPAISGTEYSALSNSTCAGYLAYRAESILTRLRSSKQDFGIDDVEELVAVAAKIRNSVSSYDTSCRDMCIILLKMCSMLDSKTIRSITEELQQSMALNATDPHTLEKDLQRIEFLTQAYSTAQEAQLVLSSRIFHDRIHSPVVPWILFSLGEQALKAEDITRAAPLLNGAIAISSLPVSPEMLLTTARAQYSNLDREAGGAATSQLKPLLADSDLDGELRSRIQALPRLAELCETATSITEQDSFERQLEKGNALILLDRPDLAEPLFHKLHGIKPEDARPFIGFARLAFQRTGNLLSVRPYLERAEHLRNKDRFFYELALAYKLERITAEALPTIIIDGRNSEEASATRFILPKALEYAAGYEKYNRTQAKLIKAGIEVLGEWLAYPSMTRKEAFDNMFGRTQKLETEIGKDPEILAAELYFSRNSANKDEAERMISRPLSVKAGLEPRLLQLNLLLREMALNPSPELAEKLEQAGRASFSDAINREKAVILKADALAVAGLYSNSTETLERAESLYSLAMDLIDGNKGRLLNNLACVHLALGMTAEADDLYDEALDSSPAIPQAVELGKAISSLSGEERLSALGKIAVKNKLWAADNGTAEAEGGSPEKMETIFLNEEKGISSGYNNYSGLWIRFNYSSNIWLLPALPGMPIQTP, encoded by the coding sequence ATGCATTTTTCATTTTCCGTAAGACTTCTTTTTTGCGCGATTATAATTTCACTGCTCCCAGTTGCGGCCAATGCCTCGCCCGCAATGATCTCCATCGGCGATTTTCTCACCCCTTCCGGAATGCCTTCTACGGAATTCAAAAGCTATGTTGAACAAAAAATTGTTGCATCCGGCTTGAGTTACGCCAATTGCACCGAGAGTTCCCTGCAATCCAGATACACCCTTTCCGGGCTGATGGTAAAAGACGATAAAGGGACCTCTTTCTCCGCCCTGCTTACCGATAACTTTCATCTGGAGCCTGATGTTTTCATCAAAGGTAAACAGGTAGGCGGCAGCACTTCCGAGCCTGCGGCATCCAGACTGGCCGATTCCGCAATTAAACTGATTTCAAACCAGTCCGTAGCCTCCATTGAAGTAAACGGAGACTCCCGGCTGACTCCCAACGCGGTAATGGCTCTGGCCCAGATCCTTCCCGGAGAAATAGTTACCCCGCAGAAAATTATCGCCGCCCGGATCATTCTTGAGAACTGCGGACTCTTTGAAAAAGCCCGCATCTATCTGACCCCCGGCCCTGAAGGCCGCAAAGTTAAAATCTCTGTCACTGAACGCGAAGCCATGGTGCCGGGAACCATGCCCGGACCGGGTAAAGAAGTTCTGGACAATATTTTGGGACCTCCTGAGGTTTCCCTGCCCGAGTTTCCTGCCATTTCCGGCACTGAGTATTCCGCTCTCAGCAACAGCACCTGTGCCGGATATCTCGCATACCGGGCTGAAAGCATCCTGACCCGGCTGCGCAGCAGTAAACAGGATTTCGGCATAGATGATGTCGAGGAACTGGTTGCAGTTGCCGCAAAAATCAGAAACAGCGTCTCCTCCTATGACACTTCATGCCGGGACATGTGCATTATCCTGCTGAAAATGTGCTCCATGCTGGATTCAAAAACTATCCGCAGCATCACGGAAGAACTGCAGCAGTCCATGGCCCTCAATGCAACTGATCCGCACACGCTGGAAAAAGACCTGCAACGCATTGAGTTTTTAACTCAGGCCTACAGCACTGCACAGGAAGCACAGCTTGTGCTCTCCTCCAGAATATTTCACGACCGCATTCATTCCCCGGTAGTGCCGTGGATTCTGTTTTCGCTGGGAGAACAAGCCCTTAAAGCCGAGGACATCACCCGGGCCGCGCCGCTGCTGAATGGCGCAATCGCAATTTCATCTCTGCCTGTTTCCCCGGAAATGCTGCTGACCACAGCCAGAGCCCAGTACAGCAACCTTGACCGCGAAGCAGGCGGAGCTGCCACTTCCCAGCTCAAACCGCTGCTGGCCGACTCTGATCTGGATGGAGAGTTGCGCAGCCGGATTCAAGCCCTGCCCCGGCTGGCCGAACTGTGCGAAACAGCCACATCCATTACTGAACAAGACAGCTTTGAACGGCAACTGGAGAAAGGCAACGCCCTCATTCTTCTGGACCGCCCCGATCTGGCCGAACCGCTTTTCCACAAACTGCACGGCATTAAACCCGAAGACGCAAGACCGTTCATCGGCTTCGCACGGCTGGCATTCCAGCGCACTGGCAATCTGCTCTCAGTAAGGCCCTATCTGGAACGGGCCGAACACCTGCGCAATAAAGACCGTTTTTTCTATGAGCTGGCTCTCGCCTATAAACTTGAGCGCATTACTGCGGAGGCCCTGCCGACCATAATCATCGACGGACGCAATTCCGAAGAAGCTTCAGCCACAAGATTCATTTTGCCCAAAGCACTGGAATATGCAGCCGGATATGAAAAATACAATCGGACACAGGCAAAGCTCATCAAGGCAGGAATCGAAGTTCTCGGTGAATGGCTGGCCTACCCTTCCATGACCAGAAAAGAAGCCTTTGACAATATGTTCGGGCGGACGCAAAAGCTGGAAACTGAAATTGGTAAAGATCCGGAAATACTGGCCGCCGAACTATATTTTTCCCGCAATTCCGCCAACAAAGATGAAGCTGAACGGATGATTTCGCGCCCGCTGTCAGTGAAAGCGGGACTCGAGCCGAGATTGCTGCAGCTGAATCTGCTACTCCGCGAAATGGCCCTTAATCCGTCCCCTGAACTGGCAGAAAAACTGGAGCAGGCCGGGAGAGCAAGTTTTTCCGATGCCATAAACAGAGAGAAAGCCGTTATTCTGAAAGCGGATGCTCTTGCTGTAGCGGGGTTATACAGTAACTCCACAGAAACTTTGGAGCGAGCGGAATCCCTGTATTCCCTTGCCATGGATTTGATTGACGGAAACAAAGGCAGACTGCTCAACAACCTCGCCTGCGTACACCTCGCCCTCGGTATGACAGCCGAAGCCGATGACCTTTATGACGAAGCACTGGACAGCTCTCCGGCAATACCGCAGGCAGTTGAACTGGGTAAAGCGATCTCTTCCCTTTCCGGCGAGGAAAGGCTGTCGGCTTTGGGTAAAATTGCGGTAAAAAATAAGCTTTGGGCAGCTGACAACGGCACAGCCGAAGCTGAAGGGGGCAGTCCTGAAAAGATGGAAACGATTTTCCTGAATGAAGAAAAGGGAATTTCAAGCGGCTACAATAACTACAGCGGCTTGTGGATCAGATTTAATTACAGCAGCAACATCTGGCTGTTACCCGCTCTGCCGGGCATGCCCATCCAGACTCCTTAA
- a CDS encoding inorganic phosphate transporter, whose translation MDIYDLFFYMSLFAGFMMAFNLGANDVANSMASAVGAKAITIRQAVFIAGTLNFAGAVFLGSQVTATVSKGIINPAAIADPKIIMVGMFSALLAAGLWVLISTFTALPVSSTHSIVGAILGFGLVAGGPDVVNWLKMVGIVMSWIISPFFAATIAFAIFTHIRKTILFKKDFIHQAKKWAPIWMGLTVLLISLSFLYKTPVGKGLKLPFMGSLALGFGIAALVWFAGRLAVNKLVGDPEEGAEAVEATFRKLQVGTSCYVALSQGANDVANAIGPVAAIYLISKEHVLLAKADVPMGLLVMGGLGIAIGISLMGHKVMGTVGEKITVLTNTRGFAVDFGAASTVLTASNMGLPVSSTHAAVGAVVGVGLARGFSAVNFKILGRIVLYWVLTVPIAAITSITIFSLLKWALL comes from the coding sequence ATGGATATTTATGATCTGTTTTTCTACATGTCCCTGTTTGCAGGGTTCATGATGGCCTTCAACCTCGGTGCTAATGACGTGGCCAACTCCATGGCCTCGGCTGTGGGTGCTAAAGCCATCACCATCCGGCAGGCAGTATTCATTGCGGGTACACTGAACTTTGCAGGGGCGGTCTTCCTCGGCTCACAGGTAACCGCAACAGTCAGCAAAGGAATCATCAACCCGGCAGCCATCGCCGACCCCAAAATCATCATGGTCGGCATGTTCTCGGCCCTGCTGGCAGCGGGATTATGGGTGCTCATATCAACGTTCACGGCCCTGCCGGTGTCATCAACCCACTCCATTGTCGGTGCCATCCTCGGCTTCGGCCTCGTTGCAGGCGGCCCGGACGTGGTTAACTGGCTGAAAATGGTCGGTATTGTAATGTCGTGGATTATTTCACCCTTCTTTGCCGCAACCATCGCCTTTGCCATTTTTACCCACATCAGGAAAACAATCCTGTTTAAAAAGGATTTTATACATCAGGCCAAAAAATGGGCTCCCATCTGGATGGGCCTCACTGTCCTGCTGATTTCTCTTTCCTTTTTATATAAAACTCCGGTAGGTAAAGGTTTAAAGCTTCCCTTTATGGGGTCACTCGCCCTTGGCTTCGGTATTGCCGCGCTGGTCTGGTTTGCCGGACGCCTTGCAGTAAACAAGCTTGTAGGCGACCCCGAAGAAGGTGCTGAAGCAGTTGAAGCCACTTTCCGCAAACTGCAGGTGGGGACATCCTGTTACGTGGCCCTTTCACAGGGAGCCAACGACGTTGCCAACGCCATCGGCCCGGTAGCAGCCATCTACCTCATCTCCAAGGAACACGTGCTGCTGGCCAAAGCTGATGTACCAATGGGCTTATTGGTCATGGGCGGCCTGGGTATCGCCATCGGTATCTCCCTCATGGGGCACAAGGTAATGGGCACCGTGGGTGAGAAAATCACCGTACTGACCAACACCCGCGGATTTGCTGTTGACTTCGGTGCCGCTTCAACCGTACTCACAGCATCCAACATGGGACTGCCCGTATCATCCACCCACGCCGCAGTAGGCGCGGTTGTCGGTGTAGGTCTCGCAAGGGGCTTCTCAGCGGTCAACTTTAAAATTCTCGGAAGAATCGTGCTATACTGGGTGCTCACTGTACCCATTGCCGCGATCACAAGTATAACAATCTTCAGCCTGCTCAAATGGGCTTTACTCTAG
- a CDS encoding type II toxin-antitoxin system HicB family antitoxin: MHYKGYYAKIKQDVEDQIFIGHVIGIKDIVGFHGKSESELEQAFHEAVDNYLAACDELNQSPKKTSEDSFSLNAAMRGMEDEVESEYTQANLKDN, from the coding sequence ATGCACTACAAAGGATATTACGCAAAAATAAAACAAGACGTTGAAGACCAAATTTTCATCGGTCATGTCATCGGCATAAAAGATATCGTAGGGTTTCATGGAAAATCTGAATCTGAACTGGAACAAGCGTTCCATGAAGCTGTCGATAACTACTTAGCAGCCTGCGATGAATTAAACCAATCCCCAAAAAAAACTTCTGAAGATAGCTTTTCTCTCAATGCAGCCATGCGTGGAATGGAAGACGAAGTCGAGTCTGAATATACACAAGCAAATCTAAAAGACAATTAA